In one Thermosipho ferrireducens genomic region, the following are encoded:
- a CDS encoding nucleotidyltransferase family protein — protein MTSVSKVHIEKQKLEKIMEILKKNGAKKIAIFGSRVRNDWKNDSDIDILVEFSKKPSLLEIAGIKLEIEDNIGEKVDLITFDGLDDYIKEKVLNSMVVVYNER, from the coding sequence ATGACTTCTGTTAGTAAGGTTCATATAGAAAAGCAAAAACTTGAAAAAATAATGGAAATTTTAAAGAAAAATGGTGCAAAAAAAATAGCAATATTTGGTTCTCGAGTTAGAAATGATTGGAAAAACGATAGTGACATAGATATTCTTGTAGAATTTTCCAAGAAACCAAGTCTTCTTGAAATTGCAGGCATAAAACTCGAAATAGAGGATAATATAGGAGAAAAAGTAGATTTGATTACTTTCGATGGTCTGGATGATTACATCAAAGAAAAGGTTTTGAACTCAATGGTGGTGGTATACAATGAAAGATGA
- a CDS encoding HepT-like ribonuclease domain-containing protein, whose translation MKDDVVYLKHILDSMDAILNFVRGKTYNEFVKNRMMWSAVIREIEVVGEATKNLSYKFREKYPEIPWRKMAGMRDVLIHGYFKTDLEAVWKTAVEDIPNLKSKIEKIIKDF comes from the coding sequence ATGAAAGATGACGTAGTGTATCTTAAACATATTCTTGATTCAATGGATGCTATTCTTAATTTTGTACGCGGAAAAACGTACAATGAATTCGTTAAAAATCGTATGATGTGGTCAGCTGTTATCAGGGAAATAGAAGTCGTAGGTGAAGCAACTAAAAACCTCTCATATAAATTCAGGGAAAAGTATCCAGAAATTCCTTGGAGAAAAATGGCTGGTATGAGAGATGTTTTGATCCACGGGTATTTTAAAACTGATTTAGAAGCTGTGTGGAAAACTGCTGTTGAAGACATTCCAAATTTAAAATCTAAGATAGAAAAAATTATAAAAGATTTTTAA
- a CDS encoding D-alanine--D-alanine ligase family protein: protein MKKNIAVIFGSRSVEHEISIITAHQVLSAIDREKYNVIPIYISKDGQWYTGKCLEKIDNFKDTLKLEKKATPIKALNGLNGKLIVKTPLKKFLIDVCILATHGTYGEDGSLQGLCEVFNVPYTGSGILGSTVGMDKVISKIVLRSNNIPVVDFLHITDHEWRKNKDEFVKKCEEELGFPLYIKPALLGSSIGINKAKTREELFEAIETALLFGHKVIVEKAVENAREINCAVMGYREPIVSVFEEILRKRDFFDYNEKYLSKGKDGKFSNHKIPANLNKKLEQMLKNVAISTFKVLECYGNIRIDFLVKNEEVYVSEVNTIPGAFAYYLWQASGLTFSQVIDNMISIAESVHKDKNRKVFSVETNVLSLRVGK from the coding sequence ATGAAAAAAAATATTGCGGTGATTTTTGGCTCTCGTTCTGTAGAGCATGAAATATCTATTATAACAGCTCATCAGGTTTTATCTGCGATTGATAGAGAAAAGTACAATGTTATTCCTATTTATATTTCTAAAGATGGTCAATGGTATACGGGAAAATGTCTTGAAAAAATAGATAATTTTAAAGATACGTTAAAACTTGAAAAAAAGGCAACACCTATAAAAGCGTTGAATGGCCTGAATGGAAAACTTATTGTAAAAACACCTTTGAAAAAATTTTTAATAGATGTATGTATACTTGCAACTCATGGTACATATGGAGAAGATGGTTCTTTACAAGGTTTGTGTGAGGTCTTTAATGTTCCGTATACCGGTTCTGGAATTCTGGGTTCTACAGTGGGGATGGATAAAGTCATTTCAAAGATTGTATTGCGTAGCAACAATATACCTGTTGTTGATTTTTTACATATTACAGATCATGAGTGGAGAAAAAATAAGGATGAATTTGTAAAAAAATGTGAAGAAGAGTTAGGTTTTCCGTTGTATATAAAGCCCGCGTTGCTTGGTTCAAGTATAGGGATAAATAAAGCAAAGACCCGGGAAGAACTTTTTGAAGCAATTGAAACAGCATTGCTTTTCGGGCACAAAGTTATTGTAGAAAAAGCGGTGGAAAATGCTCGAGAAATAAACTGTGCGGTTATGGGATATAGAGAACCTATAGTTTCAGTATTTGAGGAGATTTTGAGAAAAAGAGATTTTTTCGATTACAATGAAAAATATCTTTCAAAAGGAAAAGATGGAAAATTTTCTAATCATAAAATCCCGGCTAATTTGAATAAAAAATTAGAACAAATGTTAAAGAATGTAGCTATAAGCACTTTTAAGGTGCTGGAGTGCTATGGAAATATAAGAATAGATTTTTTAGTAAAGAATGAAGAAGTTTACGTCAGTGAGGTTAATACCATTCCTGGAGCGTTTGCATATTACCTATGGCAGGCTTCTGGATTGACATTTTCTCAGGTCATAGATAACATGATTTCTATAGCTGAAAGTGTACACAAAGACAAAAACAGGAAAGTATTTTCTGTAGAAACGAATGTACTTTCCTTGAGGGTGGGAAAGTGA